A window of the Mesorhizobium opportunistum WSM2075 genome harbors these coding sequences:
- a CDS encoding carbohydrate ABC transporter permease, translated as MARSVTTQHKTIATVAAWIVALLIFFPILYTIITSFKSEQEAIQGFNLIPSGTFESYTEVQAQSGYFKFFFNSVLLSVGSTILALLVAIPAAWSMAFSPTKRTKDILMWMLSTKMMPAVAVLFPIYLIFRNLGLLDSRIGLMVMLMLINLPIVVWMLYTYFREIPGEILEAARMDGASLWNEIVYVLTPMAVPGIASTMLLNIILAWNEAFWTIRLTTTDAAPLTAFISSFSSPQGLFWAKLSAASTLAIAPILIMGWFSQKQLVRGLTFGAVK; from the coding sequence ATGGCACGCTCAGTCACCACCCAGCACAAGACGATCGCGACCGTTGCGGCCTGGATTGTCGCCCTGCTGATCTTCTTCCCGATCCTCTATACGATCATCACCTCGTTCAAGTCGGAACAGGAGGCGATCCAGGGCTTCAACCTGATCCCATCAGGAACATTCGAGAGCTATACCGAGGTCCAGGCGCAGAGCGGCTACTTCAAATTCTTCTTCAACTCGGTGCTGCTCTCGGTCGGTTCGACCATCCTGGCCTTGCTGGTCGCCATTCCGGCTGCATGGTCGATGGCTTTCTCGCCGACCAAGCGGACCAAGGACATATTGATGTGGATGCTGTCCACCAAGATGATGCCGGCGGTCGCAGTGCTGTTCCCGATCTACCTGATCTTCCGCAATCTCGGACTGCTCGACAGCCGTATCGGCCTGATGGTCATGCTGATGCTGATCAACCTGCCGATCGTGGTGTGGATGCTCTACACCTATTTCCGCGAAATCCCCGGCGAGATCCTGGAAGCGGCACGCATGGACGGCGCGTCGCTATGGAACGAGATCGTCTATGTTCTGACCCCGATGGCGGTGCCCGGCATTGCCTCGACCATGCTGCTCAACATCATCCTGGCCTGGAACGAGGCGTTCTGGACGATCCGGCTGACCACCACGGACGCAGCTCCGCTGACCGCGTTCATCAGTTCCTTCTCCAGTCCGCAAGGCCTGTTCTGGGCCAAGCTTTCGGCGGCCTCGACGCTGGCCATCGCGCCGATCCTGATCATGGGCTGGTTCAGCCAGAAGCAGCTGGTGCGCGGCCTGACATTTGGCGCCGTCAAATAA
- a CDS encoding ABC transporter ATP-binding protein, translating to MGNITLKNVSKSFGSTSIIPGLDLVIENGEFVVFVGPSGCGKSTLLRLIAGLEDTSGGTINIDGRDVTGEAPAKRKLAMVFQSYALYPHMTVAKNIAFPLKMAGEDQATIDKKVKDAARVLNLTNYLERRPGQLSGGQRQRVAIGRAIVRQPSAFLFDEPLSNLDAALRGTMRLEISELHHQLKTTMIYVTHDQVEAMTMADKIVVLNAGNIEQVGSPMELYKTPRNLFVAGFIGSPKMNLIEGAPAAKHGAKTVGIRPEHMEISTTAGEWKATVGVAEHLGSDTFLHVQADGVGPLTVRAEGELAVHHGDTIYLTPDKAKLHRFGADGKAMVQ from the coding sequence ATGGGAAACATCACGCTCAAGAACGTCTCCAAATCCTTCGGATCGACGTCCATCATCCCCGGCCTCGACCTGGTCATCGAGAATGGCGAGTTCGTCGTCTTCGTCGGTCCGTCCGGTTGCGGCAAGTCCACGCTGCTGAGGCTGATCGCTGGTCTCGAAGACACCAGCGGCGGTACCATCAACATCGATGGCCGTGATGTCACCGGCGAGGCGCCGGCCAAGCGCAAGCTCGCCATGGTGTTCCAGTCCTACGCGCTCTACCCGCATATGACGGTGGCCAAGAACATCGCCTTCCCGCTGAAGATGGCGGGCGAGGACCAGGCCACCATCGACAAGAAGGTGAAGGACGCGGCGCGCGTGCTCAACCTCACCAACTATCTCGAACGCAGGCCCGGCCAGCTCTCGGGCGGCCAGCGCCAGCGCGTTGCCATCGGCCGCGCCATCGTGCGCCAGCCATCGGCCTTCCTGTTCGACGAGCCGCTGTCCAACCTCGACGCGGCACTGCGCGGCACGATGCGGCTGGAGATCAGCGAACTGCATCATCAGCTCAAGACCACGATGATCTATGTCACCCACGACCAGGTCGAAGCCATGACCATGGCCGACAAGATCGTCGTGCTCAACGCCGGCAACATCGAGCAGGTCGGCTCGCCGATGGAGCTCTACAAGACGCCGCGCAACCTGTTCGTCGCCGGCTTCATCGGCTCGCCGAAGATGAACCTCATCGAAGGCGCACCGGCGGCCAAACATGGCGCCAAGACCGTCGGCATCCGTCCCGAGCACATGGAAATCTCGACCACGGCGGGCGAATGGAAGGCGACCGTCGGCGTCGCCGAGCATCTGGGATCCGACACGTTCCTGCATGTCCAGGCCGATGGCGTCGGCCCGCTGACGGTGCGCGCCGAGGGCGAGCTGGCGGTTCACCACGGCGACACCATCTATCTCACGCCCGACAAGGCCAAGCTGCATCGCTTCGGCGCCGACGGAAAGGCAATGGTGCAGTGA
- a CDS encoding L-iditol 2-dehydrogenase yields MRLNGKSALITGSARGIGRAFAEAYAREGAVVAIADINLEAAEKTAAEIGAKAYAVKLDVTDQSSIDAAVKAVETRTGGLDILINNAALFDLAPIVEISRASYEKLFSVNVAGTLFMLQAAARSMIARGKGGRIINMASQAGRRGEALVGVYCATKAAVISLTQSAGLDLIKHRINVNGIAPGVVDSDMWDQVDALFAKYENRPKGEKKRLVGEGVPYGRMGRPEDLAGMAVFLASDEAEYIVAQTYNVDGGQWMS; encoded by the coding sequence GTGAGGTTGAACGGCAAATCGGCGCTGATCACGGGTTCGGCCCGTGGCATCGGCAGGGCCTTCGCCGAAGCCTATGCGCGCGAAGGCGCTGTCGTGGCGATTGCCGACATCAACCTGGAAGCTGCCGAGAAGACAGCCGCCGAGATCGGTGCCAAAGCCTACGCCGTGAAACTCGATGTCACGGACCAGTCCTCCATCGACGCGGCGGTGAAAGCCGTCGAGACCAGGACCGGCGGCCTCGATATCCTGATCAACAACGCCGCATTGTTCGATCTGGCACCGATCGTCGAGATATCGCGGGCAAGCTACGAGAAACTGTTCTCCGTCAATGTCGCCGGCACGCTGTTCATGCTGCAGGCGGCGGCCCGCTCGATGATCGCGCGGGGCAAGGGCGGCAGGATCATCAACATGGCGAGCCAGGCCGGGCGGCGCGGCGAGGCCCTTGTCGGCGTCTATTGCGCCACCAAGGCCGCCGTCATCTCGCTGACCCAGTCGGCCGGGCTCGACTTGATCAAGCACCGCATCAACGTCAACGGCATCGCGCCTGGCGTCGTCGACAGCGATATGTGGGACCAGGTCGATGCGTTGTTCGCCAAATACGAGAACCGGCCCAAGGGCGAGAAAAAGAGACTGGTCGGCGAAGGCGTGCCATACGGCCGCATGGGCAGACCGGAGGATCTCGCCGGCATGGCCGTGTTCCTAGCCAGCGACGAGGCCGAATACATCGTCGCCCAGACCTACAATGTCGATGGCGGCCAGTGGATGAGTTGA
- a CDS encoding mannitol dehydrogenase family protein, which produces MTVKLSSSNLARLPANVAGPKYDRSKLKAGIVHFGVGNFHRSHQAVYLDDLFNAGIGHDWALVGAGVFDGEKIGRGKLEEQDWLTTVVEQDEGHMSARVTGAMIDFLVPGDAAGIIEKLADPAIKIVSLTITEGGYFIDPASGVFNPAHPDIVADAQPGATPKTVFGIILAGLMRRRDDGIVPFTVMSCDNIPHNGHVTSDGVIGLARLIDEDLAAWVSEHVAFPNGMVDRITPATTDRERGILAKDFGVKDSWPVFCEPFRQWVLEDHFTDGRPPLEKVGVQFVRDVAPYELMKIRILNGGHATIAYPAGLMDIHFVHEAMQEPLVRGFLDKLEHDEIIPTVPPVPDTVLEDYYQLIEKRFSNPKIGDTVRRLCLDGSNRQPKFIIPTIADRLKAGKGVAGLALESALWCRYCFGTSDSGAVIEPNDPSWDRMQATAKAAKDAPAAWLAMEDIYGDVGRATAFVEAFAHALNLLWANGARATLTRYIAGKL; this is translated from the coding sequence ATGACCGTGAAACTCTCTTCCTCCAATCTCGCCAGGCTTCCGGCCAACGTCGCCGGACCGAAATACGACCGCTCGAAGCTCAAGGCCGGCATCGTGCATTTCGGCGTCGGCAATTTCCATCGCTCGCATCAGGCCGTCTATCTCGACGATTTGTTCAATGCGGGCATCGGCCATGACTGGGCGCTGGTCGGCGCCGGCGTGTTCGACGGCGAGAAAATCGGCCGCGGCAAGCTGGAAGAGCAGGACTGGCTGACCACGGTGGTCGAGCAGGATGAAGGTCACATGAGCGCCCGCGTCACCGGCGCCATGATCGACTTCCTGGTGCCGGGCGACGCGGCCGGCATCATCGAGAAGCTGGCCGACCCGGCGATCAAGATCGTTTCACTGACCATCACCGAAGGCGGCTATTTCATCGACCCGGCGTCCGGCGTCTTCAACCCGGCCCATCCCGACATCGTCGCCGACGCGCAACCGGGCGCCACGCCGAAGACGGTGTTCGGCATCATCCTCGCCGGCCTGATGCGCCGCCGCGACGACGGCATCGTGCCGTTCACCGTGATGTCTTGCGACAACATCCCCCACAATGGCCACGTCACGTCGGATGGCGTCATTGGCCTGGCCCGCCTGATCGACGAGGATCTGGCGGCCTGGGTCAGCGAGCATGTCGCCTTCCCGAACGGCATGGTCGACCGCATCACGCCCGCCACCACCGATCGCGAGCGCGGCATCCTGGCCAAGGATTTTGGCGTCAAGGACAGCTGGCCGGTGTTCTGCGAGCCGTTCCGGCAGTGGGTGCTGGAAGACCATTTCACCGATGGCCGTCCGCCGCTGGAAAAGGTCGGCGTGCAGTTCGTCAGGGATGTCGCGCCCTACGAGCTGATGAAGATCCGCATCCTCAATGGCGGTCACGCCACCATCGCCTATCCGGCCGGGCTGATGGACATCCATTTCGTCCATGAGGCGATGCAGGAGCCGCTGGTGCGCGGCTTTCTCGACAAACTCGAGCACGACGAAATCATTCCTACCGTGCCGCCGGTGCCGGACACGGTGCTGGAGGACTATTACCAGCTCATCGAGAAGCGCTTCTCCAACCCGAAGATCGGCGACACGGTGCGCAGGCTCTGCCTCGATGGCTCAAACCGCCAGCCGAAATTCATCATCCCGACCATCGCCGACCGGCTGAAGGCCGGAAAGGGCGTCGCGGGTCTGGCGCTGGAATCGGCGCTTTGGTGCCGTTACTGCTTCGGCACGTCGGACAGCGGCGCCGTCATCGAGCCCAACGACCCGAGCTGGGACCGGATGCAGGCAACGGCCAAGGCGGCAAAGGACGCGCCCGCCGCCTGGCTTGCCATGGAGGACATCTATGGCGATGTCGGCCGCGCGACGGCGTTCGTCGAGGCCTTTGCCCATGCGCTCAACCTGCTGTGGGCGAATGGCGCGCGCGCCACGCTGACACGCTACATCGCCGGCAAGCTCTGA
- a CDS encoding HAD family hydrolase, with product MTPELVIFDCDGVLVDSEALSVSALLGMIALAGGNVGEDAAYEHFLGKSMKSVREILGRDFGLEISDQHLTAMRVDLMRKFREELKPIPGISEVLPKLGLPFCVASSGTLERIRYALDVTGLLGLLEPHLFSAAMVAKGKPAPDLFLHAAASMRAHPRKCLVIEDSPAGIAAARAAGMRVFAFTGGSHAGNPALKARLASSEPDFIFADMLQLPDLIAGLGARVRAS from the coding sequence ATGACGCCTGAATTGGTCATTTTCGACTGCGATGGCGTGCTGGTCGACAGCGAGGCACTCTCCGTTTCGGCGCTGCTCGGCATGATCGCACTGGCCGGCGGCAATGTCGGCGAGGACGCCGCCTACGAGCATTTCCTGGGCAAGAGCATGAAAAGCGTGCGCGAGATCCTCGGCCGCGACTTCGGCCTGGAGATCAGCGACCAGCACCTCACCGCCATGCGCGTCGACCTGATGCGAAAATTCCGTGAGGAGCTGAAGCCGATCCCCGGCATCAGCGAGGTGCTTCCGAAGCTCGGCCTGCCGTTCTGCGTCGCCTCTTCCGGCACGCTAGAACGCATCCGCTACGCGCTCGACGTCACCGGCCTGCTCGGGCTGTTGGAGCCGCATCTGTTCAGCGCCGCCATGGTGGCCAAGGGAAAGCCGGCGCCCGACCTTTTCCTGCATGCCGCCGCCAGCATGCGGGCGCATCCGCGCAAATGCCTGGTCATCGAGGACAGTCCGGCGGGCATCGCGGCAGCGCGGGCGGCGGGCATGCGCGTGTTTGCCTTCACCGGCGGCTCGCATGCGGGCAACCCTGCACTGAAAGCGCGGCTTGCGTCGAGTGAACCGGACTTTATATTCGCTGACATGCTGCAATTGCCCGATCTGATTGCAGGCCTGGGAGCGAGAGTTAGAGCATCTTGA
- a CDS encoding FGGY-family carbohydrate kinase has translation MTKQFVCAVDVGTGSARAGILDTSGTLLGRAERPIAMNQPKADHAEHDSRDIWSAVCAAVRAAREKAGVAAEDIVGISFDATCSLVVRDRQGGQLSVSTTGDKRWDTIVWLDHRAIAEADECTASGHEVLNYIGGVMSPEMATPKLMWLKRNLPRTWNEAGYLFDLTDFLTWQATASLARSQCTLTAKWTYLAHEEIGWQRDFFALVGLDDLFEHGNLPERASPVGGYIGPLTAQAADELGLTEKCRVGAGVIDAYAGALGVLGGFAGDEHNIGRHLALIAGTSSCVMAMSPDPQPFAGVWGPYYGAALPKLWLSEGGQSATGALLDHIIRWHGAGGEPDAAMHARIAKRVAELRAAEGDNLAARLHVLPDFHGNRSPLADPHAVGVVSGLTLDSSFDSLCKLYWRTAVGIALGVRHVLEALNENGYLIDTLHVTGGHTKNPLLMELYADATGCTVVEPLADEAVLLGTGMVAATAAGLFPDLNAACLAMQQGGKTRAANPAAGARFDRDYRIFLEMHRQRQALDAIR, from the coding sequence TTGACGAAACAGTTTGTTTGCGCGGTCGATGTCGGCACCGGGAGCGCCCGCGCGGGCATTCTCGACACCAGTGGCACCTTGCTCGGCCGCGCCGAGCGGCCGATCGCCATGAACCAGCCGAAGGCCGATCACGCCGAGCACGATTCGCGCGATATCTGGTCGGCCGTCTGCGCCGCCGTGCGTGCGGCGCGCGAAAAGGCCGGCGTCGCCGCTGAGGATATTGTCGGCATCTCCTTTGACGCCACCTGTTCGCTGGTGGTGCGCGACCGGCAGGGCGGTCAGCTCAGCGTTTCGACCACCGGCGACAAGCGTTGGGACACCATCGTCTGGCTCGACCACCGCGCCATCGCCGAAGCCGACGAATGCACGGCGAGCGGCCACGAAGTGCTCAACTATATCGGTGGCGTCATGTCGCCGGAAATGGCGACGCCGAAGCTTATGTGGCTGAAGCGCAATCTGCCGAGGACATGGAACGAAGCCGGCTATCTATTCGACCTCACCGACTTCCTGACCTGGCAAGCGACGGCATCCCTGGCCCGATCGCAATGCACGCTGACGGCCAAGTGGACTTATCTGGCACATGAGGAAATAGGCTGGCAGCGCGATTTCTTTGCGCTCGTCGGCCTTGATGACCTATTCGAGCACGGCAATCTGCCCGAGCGGGCGAGCCCCGTCGGCGGCTACATCGGCCCGTTGACGGCACAAGCCGCGGACGAGCTCGGCCTCACCGAAAAATGCCGGGTCGGCGCCGGGGTCATCGATGCCTATGCCGGCGCGCTTGGCGTGCTCGGCGGCTTTGCCGGCGACGAGCACAATATCGGCCGGCATCTGGCGCTGATCGCCGGCACATCCTCCTGCGTCATGGCGATGTCGCCCGACCCGCAGCCTTTCGCGGGCGTCTGGGGGCCTTACTACGGCGCGGCGCTGCCGAAGCTGTGGCTGTCGGAAGGCGGCCAGTCGGCCACCGGCGCCCTGCTCGACCACATCATCCGCTGGCATGGCGCCGGCGGCGAACCGGACGCAGCCATGCATGCCAGGATCGCCAAGCGTGTCGCCGAACTGCGTGCCGCCGAAGGTGACAATCTTGCCGCAAGGCTGCACGTGCTGCCGGACTTTCACGGCAACCGCTCGCCGCTTGCAGATCCGCACGCCGTTGGCGTCGTCAGCGGGCTGACACTGGATTCCTCCTTCGACAGCCTGTGCAAGCTCTATTGGCGCACAGCCGTCGGGATCGCGCTTGGCGTGCGCCATGTGCTGGAGGCGCTGAACGAGAACGGCTATCTGATCGACACGCTGCATGTCACCGGCGGCCACACCAAGAACCCGCTCCTGATGGAGCTCTATGCCGACGCCACCGGCTGCACGGTGGTCGAGCCGTTGGCCGACGAGGCGGTGCTGCTCGGCACCGGCATGGTGGCGGCGACCGCCGCCGGGCTTTTCCCCGACCTCAACGCCGCCTGCCTCGCCATGCAGCAAGGCGGCAAGACGCGTGCCGCCAACCCGGCCGCCGGCGCCCGTTTCGATCGCGATTACCGGATCTTCCTCGAGATGCATCGGCAGCGGCAGGCGCTCGACGCGATCCGGTAG
- a CDS encoding ABC transporter ATP-binding protein — translation MSAIVCSHVDKSYGATSVIRDLNLAIEDHEFVVFLGPSGCGKSTLLRMLAGLEDISGGEVSIGGKVVNDLDPGDRGIAMVFQNYALYPHMTIFDNIAFGLKRQKVPKAEIQKRVEAVSKTLGLDPYLGRKPAELSGGQQQRVAIARAMIKTPKVFLFDEPLSNLDAKLRNHMRVEIARLHQSLNTTTVYVTHDQLEAMTLADRIVLLRDGRIEQIGSPAEIYERPGNLFVAGFIGTPNMNFIDVTVGRKGNGWTLTNGATVFTVDGSRFKLQHGEKAVLGIRPPDLRIAAADRSENVLAGTADLIEFHGNDALVTFVLGGKEISALVSSRACPVVRSDVRYTFDESNMHLFDAKSGLSLLAR, via the coding sequence ATGTCCGCGATCGTCTGTTCCCATGTCGACAAATCCTACGGCGCCACGTCAGTCATCCGCGACCTGAACCTCGCCATCGAGGATCACGAGTTCGTCGTTTTCCTCGGCCCATCCGGTTGCGGCAAGTCGACCCTGCTCAGGATGCTGGCCGGCCTGGAGGACATCAGCGGCGGCGAGGTCTCGATCGGCGGCAAGGTGGTCAACGACCTCGATCCCGGCGATCGCGGCATCGCCATGGTGTTCCAGAACTACGCGCTCTACCCGCATATGACGATCTTCGACAACATCGCCTTCGGCCTGAAGCGGCAGAAGGTGCCGAAGGCCGAGATACAGAAGCGCGTCGAGGCGGTCTCGAAGACCCTGGGTCTCGACCCCTATCTCGGCCGCAAGCCCGCCGAACTGTCCGGCGGCCAGCAGCAGCGCGTCGCCATTGCCCGTGCCATGATCAAGACGCCGAAGGTGTTCCTGTTCGACGAGCCGCTGTCCAATCTCGATGCCAAGCTGCGCAACCACATGCGCGTCGAGATCGCCCGGCTGCACCAGTCGTTGAACACCACCACCGTCTACGTCACCCATGACCAGCTGGAGGCAATGACGCTCGCCGACCGTATCGTGCTGCTGCGCGACGGCAGGATCGAGCAGATCGGCTCGCCAGCGGAAATCTACGAGCGGCCGGGCAATCTGTTCGTTGCCGGCTTCATCGGAACGCCGAACATGAATTTCATCGATGTGACGGTGGGCCGGAAAGGCAATGGCTGGACGCTGACCAATGGCGCGACTGTCTTCACCGTCGATGGCTCGCGCTTCAAGCTTCAGCACGGCGAGAAGGCGGTGCTTGGGATCCGGCCTCCAGATCTGAGGATCGCGGCAGCCGACCGCTCCGAAAATGTCCTGGCCGGAACCGCCGATCTCATCGAATTCCACGGCAATGATGCGCTGGTGACGTTCGTTCTCGGCGGCAAGGAGATCAGCGCGCTGGTGTCAAGCCGTGCCTGTCCCGTTGTCCGCAGCGATGTCCGCTATACGTTCGACGAATCGAACATGCATCTGTTCGATGCCAAATCCGGCCTGTCCTTGCTGGCACGGTAG
- a CDS encoding NAD(P)-dependent alcohol dehydrogenase: MRALVLEKKGELALREIALPLDVGPDDVRIAIHTVGVCGSDVHYYTHGAIGSYVVRAPMVLGHEASGTILEIGANVRTLKVGDRVCMEPGVPNLSSRATKLGIYNVDPDVTFWATPPVHGILAPEAVHPAAFTYRLPDNVSFAEGAMVEPFAIGMQAAARARIVPGDVAVVVGCGPIGIMIALAALAGGCSKVLISDFSAPKLEIAARYPGIVPVNIGERSLADAVAAATDNWGADIVFEASGSPKAFTDLFDVVRPGGAVVLVGLPVEPVLLNVPAAISKEVRIETVFRYANIFDRALQLIASGKVDLNPLITGTYDFSDSIAAFERAAAGKPEDVKLQILISSEKA, from the coding sequence ATGCGGGCACTGGTGCTTGAGAAGAAGGGTGAGCTGGCCTTGCGCGAGATCGCGTTGCCGCTCGATGTCGGGCCGGACGACGTCAGGATCGCCATCCACACGGTCGGTGTCTGCGGCAGCGACGTGCATTACTACACCCATGGCGCCATCGGCAGCTATGTCGTGCGCGCGCCGATGGTGCTCGGCCACGAAGCGTCCGGAACGATCCTCGAAATCGGCGCCAATGTCAGGACCCTGAAGGTCGGCGACCGCGTCTGCATGGAGCCGGGCGTGCCGAACCTGTCGTCGCGCGCGACAAAGCTCGGCATCTACAATGTCGACCCGGACGTGACTTTCTGGGCGACGCCGCCGGTGCATGGCATTCTCGCGCCTGAAGCCGTCCATCCGGCGGCGTTCACCTACAGGCTGCCGGACAATGTCTCCTTCGCCGAAGGCGCGATGGTCGAACCTTTCGCCATCGGCATGCAGGCGGCCGCCCGCGCGCGCATCGTTCCGGGCGACGTCGCCGTCGTCGTCGGCTGCGGCCCGATCGGCATCATGATCGCGTTGGCGGCTCTCGCCGGCGGTTGCTCGAAAGTGCTGATTTCCGACTTCTCCGCCCCCAAGCTCGAAATCGCGGCGCGCTATCCCGGTATCGTCCCGGTCAACATCGGCGAACGGTCGCTGGCCGATGCGGTGGCGGCGGCAACCGACAATTGGGGAGCCGATATCGTCTTCGAGGCCAGCGGCAGCCCAAAGGCGTTCACCGATTTGTTCGACGTCGTGCGCCCCGGCGGCGCGGTGGTCCTGGTCGGCCTGCCGGTGGAGCCTGTGTTGCTCAACGTGCCGGCGGCCATATCGAAGGAAGTGCGCATCGAGACGGTGTTCCGCTACGCCAACATCTTCGACCGCGCCCTGCAGCTCATCGCATCGGGCAAGGTCGACCTCAATCCGCTGATCACCGGCACCTATGATTTCTCCGATAGCATCGCGGCGTTCGAGCGGGCAGCGGCGGGCAAGCCGGAAGACGTCAAGCTGCAGATCCTGATTTCGAGCGAGAAGGCCTGA
- a CDS encoding carbohydrate ABC transporter permease: protein MRPGRLIGKAVLAFAGFIAVFPLLWTALNSLKNNVDIITRVPRLVFTPTLANISYIIGRDSVMTGLYNSVIACGAAVLIGVVLGLPAAYAVARYPNRWAGDIQFFVLSLRFLPPVAVAIPLMVIWLQLGLYDTLAALIVTYSLLTISVIMWLAIPAFQAVPKEVEEAAFVDGYGAYSVFWRIALPVAARSLIGAVAFSFVLVWNEFLIALMLSSSNAKTLPIVASELSQQGMNVPWGILNASVVLLSLPPLLFLGVLSGFLNSVFRQKKT, encoded by the coding sequence ATGAGGCCGGGCAGGCTCATAGGCAAGGCCGTGCTGGCATTTGCCGGCTTCATTGCCGTGTTTCCGCTGCTGTGGACAGCGCTCAATTCGCTGAAGAACAATGTCGACATCATCACCCGCGTGCCGCGCCTGGTGTTCACGCCGACCCTTGCCAACATCAGCTACATCATCGGCCGCGACAGCGTCATGACCGGTCTCTACAACTCCGTCATCGCCTGCGGGGCCGCGGTGCTGATCGGCGTCGTGCTCGGCCTGCCGGCCGCCTACGCCGTCGCGCGCTATCCCAACCGCTGGGCCGGCGACATCCAGTTCTTCGTGCTGTCGCTGCGCTTCCTGCCGCCGGTGGCGGTCGCCATTCCGCTGATGGTGATCTGGCTTCAGCTCGGGCTTTACGATACGCTTGCCGCGCTGATCGTCACCTATTCGCTGCTCACCATCTCGGTGATCATGTGGCTGGCCATCCCCGCCTTCCAGGCCGTGCCGAAGGAGGTCGAGGAAGCCGCCTTCGTCGATGGCTACGGCGCCTATTCGGTGTTCTGGCGGATCGCACTGCCCGTGGCTGCCCGCTCCCTGATCGGTGCGGTCGCCTTCAGCTTCGTGCTGGTCTGGAACGAGTTCCTGATCGCGCTGATGCTGTCCAGCTCCAACGCCAAGACCTTGCCGATCGTCGCTTCGGAACTGTCCCAGCAAGGCATGAACGTGCCGTGGGGCATCCTCAACGCCTCGGTCGTGCTTTTGTCGCTGCCGCCGCTTTTGTTTCTCGGCGTGCTCAGCGGCTTCCTGAATTCCGTTTTCCGGCAAAAAAAGACTTGA
- a CDS encoding carbohydrate ABC transporter permease, whose protein sequence is MPRRSSLPVTFVVPTLVILLILSMVPTFYAIVIALQNRELSSTAYSYVWLSNFADLFADRRFLNAVWVSVKWEFVTVVATMVVAIGLGVLMFEVASPRLRNVYCLLFIIPVLLPRVSAAFVWKFAYHPLYGIATYPCRLLTGGLIFDPLSKPATALFAVASVDVWQWGLFFAVIVLKLLETLPPQPIEAARLDHARRWQIHGYVTLPMLKAPLISLMFVKMIESLRSFDLIYVMTRGGPGVATETLDMYAFSQGFIESGKVSYASAMAVLMMIATVITFTMLWKRVQA, encoded by the coding sequence ATGCCACGACGCTCTTCCTTGCCGGTCACGTTTGTGGTGCCGACGCTCGTCATTCTCTTGATCCTGTCGATGGTGCCGACATTCTATGCCATTGTCATCGCCCTGCAGAACCGTGAGCTCTCCTCGACAGCATATTCCTATGTCTGGCTCTCGAATTTCGCCGACCTGTTCGCCGACCGGCGTTTTCTCAACGCCGTCTGGGTGTCGGTGAAATGGGAGTTCGTCACCGTTGTCGCGACGATGGTTGTGGCCATTGGCCTCGGCGTCCTGATGTTCGAGGTCGCCAGCCCACGCCTGCGCAATGTCTACTGCCTGCTGTTCATCATCCCGGTGCTGCTGCCGCGCGTTTCGGCCGCCTTCGTCTGGAAGTTCGCCTATCACCCGCTCTACGGCATCGCCACCTACCCTTGTCGCCTGCTGACCGGCGGGCTGATCTTCGACCCACTGTCCAAGCCGGCGACGGCGTTGTTCGCCGTCGCGTCGGTCGATGTCTGGCAATGGGGCCTGTTCTTCGCCGTCATCGTCCTGAAGCTCCTGGAAACGCTGCCGCCGCAGCCGATCGAGGCCGCGCGGCTCGACCATGCCAGGCGCTGGCAGATCCATGGCTATGTGACCTTGCCGATGCTCAAGGCGCCGCTGATCAGCCTGATGTTCGTCAAGATGATCGAGTCGCTGCGCTCCTTCGACCTGATCTATGTCATGACCCGCGGCGGTCCGGGCGTGGCCACCGAAACGCTCGACATGTACGCCTTCTCGCAAGGCTTCATCGAATCCGGCAAGGTGTCCTACGCCTCGGCGATGGCCGTGCTGATGATGATCGCCACCGTCATCACCTTCACCATGCTGTGGAAGCGGGTGCAGGCATGA